The following coding sequences lie in one Klebsiella huaxiensis genomic window:
- a CDS encoding EAL domain-containing protein codes for MFTNNSPIPDCESRGDYILSPCSLAATGLVAMMIEGGMPPVVLSSDDLVIPVNTHVHRIVVFLPDAPGKLLSTLRQAADLLEHSDMPLPMLLLSRSPANWLWHTLLHQVTDRHLLSEVRAAASDLPVSCLSALLQDHILESYPLLEQLSDEEAQVRGKRPGGLTRPELNAILGLFSEYSAIVQAKRRGISHKTLYNQRTAGLKKMLEHHPQLAACFPGGHLKGTTNEALNALSTFEREFVHAIYSRQIFPVFQPITDEHLQVRGIEILSRWRRNGDVLLAGDFLPQVHSEYAWLVLTAFVLQEAVQNINQHPGECYFSVNIPTAIANNENLIRMMETARQQLRHPRMSDRLVLEFAETIDPNQHGKIAENIARLRKRGFRIMLDDCFSQSSVMFPVRTVIFDAYKLDMSIVKDMQCDLHALTLIKSLIYYCQLTGSRCIAEGVDSQEKFNQLRALGINRFQGYYLSPPVSRDNVADLIQKISPGVNYQSSGVY; via the coding sequence TTGTTTACGAATAATTCGCCCATACCAGACTGCGAGTCGAGGGGGGATTATATCTTGTCTCCCTGCTCGCTGGCCGCCACGGGACTAGTCGCCATGATGATTGAAGGCGGGATGCCGCCCGTGGTGCTGTCCTCTGACGACCTGGTGATACCCGTCAACACCCACGTTCACCGTATCGTGGTGTTTTTGCCCGACGCGCCAGGCAAGCTCCTTAGCACACTACGGCAAGCCGCAGACCTGCTGGAGCACTCCGACATGCCGCTACCAATGTTGCTCCTTAGCCGCAGCCCGGCCAACTGGCTGTGGCACACACTGTTGCATCAGGTTACAGACCGGCATCTGCTTTCTGAAGTGCGTGCCGCCGCCTCCGACCTCCCCGTCTCCTGCCTGTCAGCACTGCTTCAGGACCACATTCTCGAGAGCTATCCTTTACTTGAGCAATTATCAGACGAAGAGGCACAAGTTCGTGGAAAACGCCCCGGCGGGCTAACCAGGCCGGAGCTCAACGCCATTCTTGGTTTATTCAGTGAATACAGCGCTATCGTCCAGGCAAAACGCCGCGGCATCAGCCACAAAACCCTCTACAACCAAAGAACTGCAGGACTGAAAAAGATGTTGGAACACCACCCTCAGCTGGCCGCTTGTTTTCCCGGCGGTCATCTCAAAGGAACGACAAATGAAGCCCTCAACGCGCTGTCCACTTTTGAGCGCGAATTTGTGCATGCTATTTACAGTCGGCAAATTTTCCCGGTTTTCCAGCCGATCACCGATGAGCATCTGCAGGTACGGGGAATAGAGATCCTTTCCCGCTGGCGTCGGAATGGCGATGTACTGCTTGCCGGCGATTTTTTGCCACAGGTACATTCTGAGTACGCATGGCTGGTACTGACCGCGTTTGTGCTTCAGGAGGCGGTACAGAATATTAATCAGCATCCTGGCGAGTGTTATTTCTCGGTGAATATTCCCACCGCTATCGCCAACAATGAAAACCTGATCAGAATGATGGAAACGGCGCGTCAGCAGCTACGTCATCCCCGAATGTCTGACCGACTAGTGCTGGAATTTGCTGAAACCATAGACCCTAATCAACATGGAAAAATAGCTGAAAATATCGCCCGACTACGCAAGCGCGGCTTTCGTATCATGTTGGATGACTGCTTTTCACAAAGCAGCGTGATGTTTCCGGTGCGCACGGTCATATTCGACGCATATAAGTTAGATATGAGTATTGTGAAAGATATGCAGTGCGACCTGCACGCGCTGACTCTGATAAAGAGTCTGATCTATTATTGCCAGCTTACCGGTAGCCGCTGCATTGCCGAAGGCGTAGACAGCCAGGAAAAATTCAACCAATTACGTGCACTGGGAATCAATCGCTTTCAAGGATATTACCTCTCGCCACCGGTCAGCAGGGACAACGTGGCGGATCTTATCCAGAAAATCTCACCAGGGGTTAACTATCAATCCTCCGGCGTGTATTGA
- a CDS encoding fimbria/pilus outer membrane usher protein, producing MPTASPSSFATDRKNSRCFSAGWLRPGILCVFGCVATSTLADTDFEEVFLRRDRGEASPEVFIWRDAITPGMKPVDIRVNENLAEHMEVRFVDNGKQRVIPCLSREQLQALGIKIELYDDAATTGKDALTECERVEQKIPSSTVVYDAAQQVLNLTVPQEAIDKQRFIMIAPAEWDHGVPSLRTSYNGYFYTTKTKGYSGENGDSDDTTSRSAYLNLNTIGSLGAWRLFSIDSFYRNPGSGWESNHDRSYLSRDIALLRSSLQAGEIYTDTSGYMVGAIPMTGVSLATSQKMSMDNQFSYSPVVRGVARTNARLVIRQRGNIIYSTTLTPGPFAIDDLYSAQVGADLEVTVEESDGQVQVFHVPYTALPNMIRPGASRYSLALGRYRNQGHGTKEPWLTSGSLEYGLEKFTLSGSSLISEEYQSLSAGVAWNVGSIGAFSTEIAHARHKETWGEGNIRDGSAVRFLYARHFDATGTSLQILGYQYRSADFLEFPEFLSRQSYERIGGYSWGDSEWMQRKRSRVEMTLNQSLSQYGSLYLGMSEDRYYGTSRKSTSISGGAGTTIGSASVSLSLTRTRDTNNSDTQIGLSVSLPLGIFDARSRDYGSINYSINRDRNNQYSQSMGYSGSALDSRVNYSANVMRDVHGEYSQSGTLGYNGSLASISGGMSHSSGHSQYSAGMSGGVTLYRGGVVLSPQLGNTVAIIETPGASGISVSGAGNAETDYFGHAMVTWLTPYRYNDISLDTGRSAKSQNVELKESSRRVVPSEGAAVLLKFATRVGRRAMVDIQSHKKIPLGAMVYLAGEKEEAGIVGNHGQAYLSGLDARNDQQLSVVWGKQQGEQCSFTLLALPEGRQSPEDWYKKQTVNCR from the coding sequence ATGCCAACAGCAAGCCCGTCTTCATTCGCCACGGACAGAAAGAATTCCCGGTGTTTCTCTGCAGGATGGCTTCGCCCGGGAATTCTTTGTGTCTTCGGTTGTGTGGCCACAAGTACTCTGGCTGACACAGATTTTGAAGAGGTCTTTTTACGCAGGGACAGAGGTGAGGCATCGCCAGAGGTTTTTATCTGGCGTGATGCCATCACTCCGGGAATGAAACCTGTCGACATCAGAGTAAACGAAAATCTGGCCGAGCATATGGAGGTTCGTTTCGTCGACAACGGCAAACAAAGGGTTATCCCTTGCCTTTCGCGCGAACAGTTGCAGGCGCTGGGAATCAAGATTGAATTATATGATGATGCGGCCACTACCGGGAAAGACGCGTTAACAGAATGCGAACGTGTGGAGCAGAAGATCCCCTCATCCACAGTGGTTTATGATGCCGCGCAGCAGGTACTGAACCTGACGGTTCCGCAGGAGGCAATTGATAAGCAGCGTTTTATTATGATTGCTCCAGCGGAGTGGGACCATGGTGTGCCGAGCTTGAGAACCAGCTATAACGGTTATTTTTATACGACTAAAACCAAGGGTTATTCGGGTGAAAACGGGGACAGCGATGATACCACTTCGCGCAGCGCCTATCTTAACCTGAATACCATCGGCTCTCTTGGTGCCTGGCGGCTGTTCAGCATTGACTCCTTTTATCGCAACCCAGGAAGCGGCTGGGAGTCGAATCATGATCGTTCTTATTTGAGCCGCGATATTGCGCTTCTGCGCAGCAGCTTGCAGGCCGGTGAGATTTATACTGATACATCAGGGTACATGGTTGGCGCTATTCCGATGACCGGGGTATCGCTGGCCACCAGTCAAAAAATGTCTATGGATAATCAGTTCAGCTACTCTCCGGTTGTGCGTGGCGTCGCCAGAACCAACGCGCGCCTGGTGATTCGCCAGCGTGGAAATATTATCTACAGCACCACCCTGACGCCCGGGCCTTTTGCCATCGATGATTTGTACAGTGCCCAGGTGGGCGCTGACCTGGAAGTCACCGTCGAAGAGTCGGATGGTCAGGTACAGGTATTCCATGTTCCTTATACCGCATTGCCGAACATGATACGACCAGGGGCCTCACGCTATAGCCTGGCGTTAGGGCGCTATCGCAATCAGGGGCACGGCACGAAAGAGCCCTGGTTAACGAGCGGAAGCCTCGAGTACGGGTTGGAAAAATTCACCCTCAGCGGTTCCTCCCTGATCTCTGAAGAGTATCAGTCTCTTTCTGCCGGAGTGGCGTGGAACGTGGGGAGCATTGGCGCATTTTCCACCGAAATTGCCCATGCCCGGCATAAGGAAACCTGGGGTGAAGGCAACATTCGCGATGGTTCGGCGGTACGCTTTTTATATGCCCGCCACTTTGATGCGACGGGCACCTCCTTGCAGATCCTCGGCTATCAGTACCGTTCTGCTGATTTCCTGGAGTTTCCGGAGTTTCTTTCTCGCCAGAGCTATGAGCGTATCGGGGGATATTCCTGGGGCGATTCAGAGTGGATGCAGCGTAAACGCAGCCGGGTGGAGATGACTCTCAACCAAAGCCTGAGTCAATACGGCAGTCTCTATCTGGGGATGAGTGAGGACCGCTACTACGGGACCAGTCGTAAAAGCACCTCGATTAGCGGAGGCGCCGGGACCACGATAGGCTCTGCCAGCGTCTCTCTGTCTCTGACAAGGACCCGGGATACCAATAATTCAGATACCCAAATAGGGTTGTCCGTTAGCCTGCCGCTGGGCATTTTTGACGCGCGCAGCCGTGATTATGGCTCCATTAACTACAGCATTAATCGCGATCGTAATAATCAGTACAGCCAGTCGATGGGCTATTCCGGTAGCGCCCTGGACAGCCGGGTCAACTATTCCGCCAACGTGATGCGCGATGTGCATGGGGAGTATAGCCAGTCGGGAACGCTGGGCTACAACGGTAGTCTGGCCAGCATATCCGGGGGGATGAGCCACAGCAGCGGTCATAGCCAGTATTCGGCTGGCATGAGCGGCGGTGTCACCTTGTATCGCGGTGGGGTAGTGCTTTCCCCGCAGTTGGGCAACACGGTTGCCATTATTGAAACGCCTGGCGCATCAGGTATCAGCGTCTCAGGGGCGGGTAATGCTGAGACCGACTATTTTGGTCACGCCATGGTGACCTGGTTGACGCCGTATCGTTACAACGACATCAGTCTGGATACCGGTCGTAGCGCCAAATCACAAAATGTTGAACTGAAGGAGTCTTCCCGCCGGGTCGTGCCTAGCGAAGGCGCGGCGGTATTACTGAAATTTGCTACCCGCGTCGGTCGCCGCGCGATGGTGGATATTCAAAGCCATAAAAAAATCCCGCTCGGTGCAATGGTGTACCTGGCAGGGGAAAAAGAGGAAGCGGGGATTGTCGGCAATCACGGCCAGGCTTATCTGAGCGGCCTCGATGCCCGTAATGACCAGCAGCTGAGCGTTGTATGGGGTAAGCAGCAGGGAGAGCAGTGCAGCTTTACGCTACTTGCGCTGCCTGAAGGACGCCAGTCACCGGAAGACTGGTACAAGAAACAAACTGTGAACTGCCGTTGA
- a CDS encoding fimbrial protein, whose amino-acid sequence MKRLTTLACLCVFPAASVYAVTYSATAVWSNGALIGQTAAWCSVTLPDERPMTIPRSFVVGNDVPNGTEIYSWGYGAAFSDFIVSCTSNGSAAWGLDTDSAPLNRIILTYNSGGYIPLSDTGFGLKIWGRFNTAGQADYTACGGVSTLCKYYTNYYTAPTYQDMLGANTEIDFTVAGYSSNGMSQQITKYRRPSDGYNTYPTITGSMSIRMALVKIGTIQYNGALKVNNSAVFRVTANINAGIQNTLNGFLDGSGITIIPPACQLKNTDYTLPMGRWAADVINYTGAPAYGAQVPVNLSLECSGKVNHVRFRFEDTGTSLSSNKNISLYDTAGGSKIEGLEIEMLYNGSKVNVDNTTITDTGSHGAFVSLTPAFDSFGTAAFHARYVQNAAVTRSGANYTGPVTGKVNMYVTYD is encoded by the coding sequence ATGAAGCGACTGACGACCTTGGCCTGTCTGTGCGTATTTCCTGCTGCATCGGTATACGCAGTAACCTATAGTGCGACAGCTGTGTGGTCAAACGGGGCCCTGATTGGGCAAACCGCAGCCTGGTGCAGCGTGACGTTGCCTGATGAGAGGCCGATGACTATTCCGCGGAGCTTTGTGGTAGGCAACGATGTTCCGAATGGAACGGAGATATACTCCTGGGGCTACGGCGCGGCGTTTTCCGATTTTATTGTCTCCTGCACGTCTAATGGCTCAGCGGCCTGGGGACTGGACACGGATAGCGCACCCCTGAACAGAATTATACTTACCTATAATAGCGGCGGATATATACCGCTTAGCGATACTGGATTTGGACTGAAAATCTGGGGGCGATTTAACACAGCAGGACAAGCGGATTATACTGCCTGTGGCGGTGTATCGACATTATGTAAGTATTATACTAATTATTACACCGCGCCTACATATCAAGATATGCTAGGTGCCAATACTGAGATTGATTTTACTGTTGCGGGATACTCTAGTAATGGCATGTCGCAACAAATTACTAAATACAGACGACCAAGTGATGGCTATAATACCTATCCAACGATAACTGGCAGTATGTCCATCAGAATGGCGTTGGTTAAAATAGGTACCATACAGTATAACGGCGCATTGAAGGTTAACAATTCCGCTGTGTTTCGCGTTACGGCAAATATTAACGCCGGTATTCAGAATACGCTAAACGGTTTTTTAGATGGCAGCGGAATTACTATTATTCCTCCAGCCTGCCAATTGAAAAACACGGATTACACTTTACCGATGGGGCGCTGGGCGGCAGACGTGATTAATTATACCGGTGCGCCAGCCTACGGTGCGCAGGTGCCGGTTAATCTCTCTCTTGAGTGTTCGGGTAAAGTAAATCATGTTCGTTTTCGATTCGAAGATACCGGTACATCGCTTTCCAGCAACAAGAATATCAGCCTGTATGATACTGCCGGAGGAAGCAAGATTGAGGGGTTGGAAATTGAAATGTTATACAACGGCAGTAAGGTGAATGTTGATAATACGACAATAACGGATACCGGAAGCCACGGCGCTTTTGTTTCTCTGACACCCGCTTTTGATTCTTTTGGCACGGCGGCTTTCCATGCCCGCTATGTCCAGAATGCTGCCGTGACGCGTTCTGGAGCTAACTACACCGGACCTGTAACGGGTAAAGTGAACATGTATGTGACTTACGATTAG
- a CDS encoding fimbrial biogenesis chaperone, producing the protein MMINTKSILGVMLVAGAITVPAESAVRPQLTRIVAYAEDRETPVEIVNESTETYMVQSWLEDTDGKDKDIPLVLTPPVMKLEGKKNGKLRLVVMKGNIPQDKESVYWLSLQEIPPKADDNGNSLVIAIRSRLKVFVRPAGLDAQGNVDAPSKLTWRMEQADGKRWLRATNPSVYYVSFGELSVKGLGTAKRLDDKYLMVPPGGSERYELPSSIKGNSISVTWSGMNDWGGAGKEHNLVVGL; encoded by the coding sequence ATGATGATCAACACCAAATCGATACTGGGCGTAATGTTAGTGGCTGGCGCAATAACCGTACCAGCAGAGTCAGCGGTTCGTCCCCAGCTAACGCGTATCGTGGCCTATGCCGAAGATCGGGAAACGCCGGTGGAAATTGTCAATGAGAGTACGGAAACCTACATGGTGCAGTCCTGGCTGGAGGATACCGACGGAAAAGATAAAGATATCCCGTTGGTGCTGACCCCGCCGGTGATGAAACTTGAGGGCAAAAAGAATGGCAAGCTTCGTCTGGTGGTGATGAAAGGCAATATTCCTCAGGACAAGGAGTCTGTGTACTGGCTGTCCCTGCAGGAAATCCCGCCTAAAGCCGATGATAATGGCAATAGCCTGGTGATTGCGATTCGCAGTCGCTTGAAGGTATTTGTTCGTCCAGCGGGGCTGGATGCCCAGGGGAATGTCGATGCACCGTCAAAGCTGACGTGGCGAATGGAGCAGGCGGACGGAAAGCGCTGGCTGCGGGCGACGAACCCCAGCGTTTACTATGTCAGCTTCGGTGAGCTTTCGGTAAAAGGGCTGGGTACGGCAAAACGTCTGGACGATAAGTATCTGATGGTGCCACCGGGAGGAAGTGAACGTTATGAACTGCCATCGTCTATTAAGGGCAACAGCATCAGCGTGACGTGGAGTGGAATGAACGACTGGGGCGGCGCAGGCAAAGAACATAACCTGGTGGTGGGATTATGA